The Tripterygium wilfordii isolate XIE 37 chromosome 17, ASM1340144v1, whole genome shotgun sequence genome has a window encoding:
- the LOC119982882 gene encoding uncharacterized protein LOC119982882 produces the protein MGGKGRKRREKNYRAAHGGHTRLPPPPDPSQVDALPSKLRKIMSFAPRDGSAKDAQEKRKRDGDDHKKDSVKNVVNEEARRDDSDNEIARSNNANEKRNKKRKRKQVTDLRFGIAEELGSVSKRKERKKKYFEEKKKKKKKAETKDVLNFPGHESIKFGEVVEAPPKLAVIPKAFKSAQNASQERLRLKAIEDYRNRKGWSSRPGLHLPRPVTTSP, from the exons ATGGGagggaaaggaaggaaaaggagagagaagaatTACAGAGCAGCTCATGGAGGGCACACCAGACTCCCACCTCCACCTGATCCTTCACAAGTAGACGCCTTGCCCTCCAAACTTCGCAAGATCATGTCCTTCGCTCCTCGTGATG GCTCTGCCAAGGATGCTCAAGAGAAGAGGAAAAGAGATGGCGATGATCACAAA AAAGACAGTGTGAAGAATGTGGTTAATGAGGAAGCTAGAAGGGATGATAGTGATAATGAGATTGCTCGTAGTAATAACGCCAATGAGAAGAGAaataagaagaggaagaggaaacaAGTGACCGACTTGAGGTTTGGAATAGCGGAAGAGCTTGGCTCTGTCTCTAAGAGAAAGGAGCGTAAGAAAAA gTATttcgaagaaaagaaaaagaagaagaagaaagctgAAACGAAAGATGTTCTTAATTTCCCCGGACATGAGAGTATAAAATTTGGAGAAGTGGTTGAAGCTCCACCAAAGTTGGCTGTGATACCTAAG GCATTTAAGAGCGCCCAAAATGCTTCACAAGAGAGGCTTCGTTTAAAGGCTATTGAGGACTACAGGAATAGGAAAGGATGGTCATCAAGACCAGGGCTTCACCTTCCTCGTCCCGTGACTACTTCACCATAA